The genomic region CAATAACACCGCACCACAGTCCATCAAGCATTTTAGGTTGCTGGGTTATTAATCATCAATATAAAGCAAGGAAAAAAGGAGACTTTGTGGAGGTTTCCGGAAGCTACGACATTAATGTGTGGTATTCCTATAATAATAATACAAAAACTGAGGTTGTCAGTGATCGCGTAAATTATTCAGATCGTGTACCACTCGTTATCAAAGATGAAAACTGTATTTCTGATGATCTTGAAGTGATTGCACGTGCGACCCAACAGCCAAACTGTCTTGAATGCACCATAAATGAAGCAGGCAATCGTATCGTTGTAGAAGTAGAAAGAGAGTTTGTTGTTGAAGTAATCGGTGAGACGAAAGTAGTGGTTAAGCTTGATCCGCATGGATATGTAAATGATGACGATTTTGAATATGATGAACTTGAAGCTGAGCTTGCAGATGTAGATCCTGATATTTCATCATCCCATTCAGCTGAAAAAGATTAATAACATCCCCCTTTTACCTGGCTCTGGGAAGCCGGGTTTTTCTTTTTTTATGCTCTTTTATTGTATTTAGGACTCTAAAGAATTCAAGCATATATGCTATAATAAAAAGATGTAGAAAAAGATCACAACGAGTATAATTTTTGGAGGAAGTCTTATGGCTCAGTATACGCCAATGATTCAGCAATACTTACAGGTTAAAAAACAATATAAAGATACATTTCTCTTTTTTCGTTTAGGTGACTTTTATGAAATGTTTTTCGATGATGCCCTGTTAGCATCTAAAGAACTGGAAATAACACTGACCAGCAGGGATGGAGGAGGAGAGGAACGGATACCCATGTGCGGGATTCCTTTTCATTCCTCTGCTAACTATATTAAAAATTTAATAGAAAAAGGATATAAAGTTGCTATTTGTGAACAAGTAGAAGATCCGAAGCAGGCGAAAGGGGTCGTTCGCAGAGAGGTTATACAGGTCATTACCCCCGGTACAGTCATGGAAGGGGAGTTGCTGGATGAAAAGGAAAACAACTTCATTGCTTCTTTGACTCCAATGGATGAAGAACGTTTCGTTTTGGCTTATAATGACCTTTCTACCGGGGAAAACAGTGTTTCTTTTATCAGAGATGGATTTGATTCTGTTTTAAGTGAACTGTTTAACCGCCCCGTAAAAGAAATTGTTGTACCGTCCGATCTACAGGAAACATGGGCGGAAATGCTTACGCAAAGGTTAAATGTCACCATATCTCAGGAAGACCGTGTGGACATTCCGGAAGAAAGCAGGGAATTAGTGCAAAACCTGAAACAGGAAGAACTGATTGCAGGATTTGCCCGTCTTTTTCAATATTTAGCACGCACCCAAAAGCGGGCGATGACCCATTTGCAGCCTGTAAAGTATATTGAACTCAGTCAGTATATGAAGTTGGACATGTATTCAAAGCGCAACCTGGAACTGACGGAAACGATTCGAAAAAAAGGCAAGGAAGGATCATTACTCTGGGTACTGGATAAAACGGTTACCGCTATGGGAGCAAGAATGCTTAAGAAATGGCTGGACAGGCCATTATTATCAACCGCTGAAATGGAAAGACGTCACCAGCAGGTAGAAGGGTTGCTTGAACAGTATTTTGAAAGAGAAGCTCTTAGGGAAGCCTTGAAAGAGGTTTATGATTTAGAGCGTTTATCAGGAAGAGTGGCATACGGAAACGTCAACGCCAGGGATTTAATTCAATTGAAAAAGTCCCTGCATCAAATTCCGGAAATCATTCAGGTACTGCAGGATTTTCAGCAGGAGGAGCTTGCTCAGCTGGCCGGCACCATTAATCCGCTTGAGTCCTTAAAAGAAATCCTTGAGAAGAGTGTTGCGGAAACACCACCTCTATCGATTAAAGAGGGGGATATTATAAAAGATGGCTATCATGATCAGCTGGATCAATATAGAGATGCTGCAAGAAATGGTAAGCAATGGATTGCCGAGCTGGAGAGGAAAGAGAGAGAAGCTACTGGAATCAAATCTTTAAAGGTTGGTTTTAATAAAGTATTTGGCTATTATATTGAAGTGACTAAGGCCAATCTTCATTTGATTCCTGAAGGACGTTATGAACGTAAGCAGACTCTTAGTAATGCCGAACGTT from Virgibacillus sp. MSP4-1 harbors:
- the cotE gene encoding outer spore coat protein CotE; the encoded protein is MSMVDRETRQIITKAVIGKGKKFKEATHTITPHHSPSSILGCWVINHQYKARKKGDFVEVSGSYDINVWYSYNNNTKTEVVSDRVNYSDRVPLVIKDENCISDDLEVIARATQQPNCLECTINEAGNRIVVEVEREFVVEVIGETKVVVKLDPHGYVNDDDFEYDELEAELADVDPDISSSHSAEKD
- the mutS gene encoding DNA mismatch repair protein MutS; the protein is MAQYTPMIQQYLQVKKQYKDTFLFFRLGDFYEMFFDDALLASKELEITLTSRDGGGEERIPMCGIPFHSSANYIKNLIEKGYKVAICEQVEDPKQAKGVVRREVIQVITPGTVMEGELLDEKENNFIASLTPMDEERFVLAYNDLSTGENSVSFIRDGFDSVLSELFNRPVKEIVVPSDLQETWAEMLTQRLNVTISQEDRVDIPEESRELVQNLKQEELIAGFARLFQYLARTQKRAMTHLQPVKYIELSQYMKLDMYSKRNLELTETIRKKGKEGSLLWVLDKTVTAMGARMLKKWLDRPLLSTAEMERRHQQVEGLLEQYFEREALREALKEVYDLERLSGRVAYGNVNARDLIQLKKSLHQIPEIIQVLQDFQQEELAQLAGTINPLESLKEILEKSVAETPPLSIKEGDIIKDGYHDQLDQYRDAARNGKQWIAELERKEREATGIKSLKVGFNKVFGYYIEVTKANLHLIPEGRYERKQTLSNAERFITPELKEKESLILESEEKSVELEYEIFIDIREQVKTFIPELQKLAEQMSELDVLQSFAVVSDENRYTRPSFTNGHELHIENGRHPVVEQVMKDDHYVPNDVRMDENRDILLITGPNMAGKSTYMRQLALIVIMGQVGCFVPADRAELPVFDQIFTRIGAADDLVAGQSTFMVEMLEAKHALTKATENSLILLDEIGRGTSTYDGMSLAQAIVEYIHNHIHAKTLFSTHYHELTGLSDSLERLSNVHVKAEEHDGNVVFLHKIQDGAADESYGIHVAKLAELPSPLIERAYEILNQFEHSESSQVPSTNEEEQLDFFATKEPVENKQGTDKSKSVSAAEKTVMDEIKSLNMLNMTPMEAMNTLFSIQQKLNKRRREG